The following are encoded in a window of Castanea sativa cultivar Marrone di Chiusa Pesio chromosome 5, ASM4071231v1 genomic DNA:
- the LOC142637350 gene encoding mitogen-activated protein kinase kinase kinase 20-like: MRKTESEASLYGNGETWVRGPLLGKGGFGSVFLANSKKPKSRFPCFPSTMAVKSAEFSLSASLQKEKEVHNNVQGSPFVIHCFGEEITTQQNGENMVYNLLLEYASGGTLSDLIKNSGGSGLPESNVKRYTKSMLKGLSHVHDRGYVHCDLKPENVLLVSSTDENFVAKIGDLGLAKRSGQRKKGRLDYLRGTALYMAPETVIENVQDVKSDIWALGCVVCEMLTGKSPWDKEEELDTEELLHLIGDERELPKIPSGISREARDFLKACLVRKPMFRFTAEMLMDHPFLADVDEAELPAVVPSPTWTEANFQLSGSSFSDDDDLIACSCSENDEDFGVGLVVISDDEASVVGQKRKRVAFDDDYKFRAAAQANLKFPASLVPVGA; encoded by the coding sequence ATGAGGAAAACAGAGTCAGAGGCAAGCTTGTATGGCAATGGAGAAACCTGGGTCAGAGGGCCATTGCTGGGCAAAGGAGGTTTTGGGTCTGTATTTCTCGCCAATTCCAAGAAACCCAAATCACGCTTTCCCTGTTTCCCTTCAACCATGGCTGTCAAATCCGCTGAATTTTCTCTTTCTGCTTCgcttcaaaaggaaaaagaggtTCACAACAACGTTCAGGGCTCCCCTTTTGTTATTCACTGCTTTGGCGAAGAAATCACTACCCAACAAAACGGTGAGAATATGGTTTATAACTTGTTGCTTGAATATGCTTCTGGAGGAACCTTAAGCGATTTGATCAAGAATTCCGGTGGGTCTGGATTGCCTGAGTCCAATGTTAAAAGGTACACAAAATCGATGTTAAAAGGGCTTAGTCATGTTCATGATCGTGGTTATGTACACTGCGATTTGAAGCCTGAGAACGTGTTGCTTGTGAGCAGTACTGATGAAAATTTTGTGGCAAAGATAGGGGATTTAGGGTTGGCTAAGAGGTCAGGGCAGAGGAAGAAGGGGAGGTTGGATTACTTGAGGGGAACGGCATTGTATATGGCACCAGAAACTGTGATTGAGAATGTGCAAGACGTGAAATCTGATATTTGGGCTTTAGGGTGTGTGGTGTGTGAAATGCTTACAGGGAAATCTCCTTGGGATAAGGAGGAAGAGTTGGATACAGAGGAGCTTTTGCATCTTATTGGAGATGAGCGAGAGTTGCCTAAAATTCCTAGTGGGATTTCGAGGGAGGCGAGGGATTTTTTGAAGGCGTGTCTTGTGAGGAAGCCCATGTTCAGGTTCACGGCTGAGATGTTGATGGATCATCCCTTTCTGGCTGATGTGGATGAAGCTGAACTACCTGCTGTTGTTCCTAGTCCTACCTGGACTGAGGCTAATTTTCAGCTTAGTGGTTCTTCATTTTCAGACGATGATGATTTGATCGCTTGTTCGTGTTCagaaaatgatgaagattttGGAGTAGGATTAGTTGTGATCTCAGATGATGAAGCGTCTGTTGTAGGTCAGAAAAGGAAGCGGGTTGCATTTGATGATGACTATAAATTTAGGGCAGCAGCACAGGCTAATTTGAAGTTTCCTGCGTCATTAGTACCAGTTGGAGCTTAA